The following coding sequences are from one Carassius auratus strain Wakin chromosome 15, ASM336829v1, whole genome shotgun sequence window:
- the LOC113114882 gene encoding pre-mRNA-processing-splicing factor 8: MAAAFPYRGVPGTMPPGVPPPPPAVAPVPDYMTEEKLQEKARKWQQLQAKRYSEKRKFGFVDAQKEDMPPEHVRKIIRDHGDMTNRKFRHDKRVYLGALKYMPHAVLKLLENMPMPWEQIRDVPVLYHITGAISFVNEIPWVIEPVYISQWGTMWIMMRREKRDRRHFKRMRFPPFDDEEPPLDYADNILDVEPLEAIQMELDPEEDSSVAEWLYEHQPLKDTTKYVNGTTYRRWQFTLPMMSTLYRLANQLLTDLVDKNYFYLFDLKAFFTSKALNMAIPGGPKFEPLVRDINLQDEDWNEFNDINKIIIRQPIRTEYKIAFPYLYNNLPHHVHLTWYHTPNVVFIKTEDPDLPAFYFDPLINPISHRHSIKIQEPLPDDDEEFELPEYVEPFLKETPLYTDNTANGIALLWAPRPFNLRSGRTRRAIDVPLIKNWYREHCPAGQPVKVRVSYQKLLKYYVLNALKHRPPKAQKKRYLFRSFKATKFFQSTKLDWVEVGLQVCRQGYNMLNLLIHRKNLNYLHLDYNFNLKPVKTLTTKERKKSRFGNAFHLCREVLRLSKLVVDSHVQYRLGNVDSFQLSDGLQYIFAHVGQLTGMYRYKYKLMRQIRMCKDLKHLVYYRFNTGPVGKGPGCGFWAPGWRVWLFFMRGITPLLERWLGNLLARQFEGRHSKGVAKTVTKQRVESHFDLELRAAVMHDILDMMPEGIKQNKARTILQHLSESWRCWKANIPWKVPGLPTPIENMILRYVKAKADWWTNTAHYNRERIRRGATVDKTVCKKNLGRLTRLYLKAEQERQHNYLKDGPYITAEEAVAIYTTTVHWLESRRFSPIPFPPLSYKHDTKLLILALERLKEAYSVKSRLNQSQREELGLIEQAYDNPHEALSRIKRHLLTQRAFKEVGIEFMDLYSHLVPVYDVEPLEKITDAYLDQYLWYEADKRRLFPPWIKPADTEPPPLLVYKWCQGINNLQDVWETAEGECNVMLESRYEKMYEKIDLTLLNRLLRLIVDHNIADYMTAKNNVVINYKDMNHTNSYGIIRGLQFASFIVQYYGLVMDLLVLGLHRASEMAGPPQMPNDFLSFQDTATESAHPIRLYCRYIDRIHIFFRFSADEARDLIQRYLTEHPDPNNENIVGYNNKKCWPRDARMRLMKHDVNLGRAVFWDIKNRLPRSVTTIQWENSFVSVYSKDNPNLLFNMCGFECRILPKCRTSYEEFTHKDGVWNLQNEVTKERTAQCFLRVDDESMQRFHNRVRQILMASGSTTFTKIVNKWNTALIGLMTYFREAVVNTQELLDLLVKCENKIQTRIKIGLNSKMPSRFPPVVFYTPKELGGLGMLSMGHVLIPQSDLRWSKQTDVGITHFRSGMSHEEDQLIPNLYRYIQPWESEFIDSQRVWAEYALKRQEAIAQNRRLTLEDLEDSWDRGIPRINTLFQKDRHTLAYDKGWRVRTDFKQYQVLKQNPFWWTHQRHDGKLWNLNNYRTDMIQALGGVEGILEHTLFKGTYFPTWEGLFWEKASGFEESMKWKKLTNAQRSGLNQIPNRRFTLWWSPTINRANVYVGFQVQLDLTGIFMHGKIPTLKISLIQIFRAHLWQKIHESVVMDLCQVFDQELDALEIETVQKETIHPRKSYKMNSSCADILLFASYKWNVSRPSLLADSKDVMDSTTTQKYWIDIQLRWGDYDSHDIERYARAKFLDYTTDNMSIYPSPTGVLIALDLAYNLHSAYGNWFPGGKPLIQQAMAKIMKANPALYVLRERIRKGLQLYSSEPTEPYLSSQNYGELFSNQIIWFVDDTNVYRVTIHKTFEGNLTTKPINGAIFIFNPRTGQLFLKIIHTSVWAGQKRLGQLAKWKTAEEVAALIRSLPVEEQPKQIIVTRKGMLDPLEVHLLDFPNIVIKGSELQLPFQACLKVEKFGDLILKATEPQMVLFNLYDDWLKTISSYTAFSRLILILRALHVNNDRAKVILKPDKTTITEPHHIWPTLTDEEWIKVEVQLKDLILADYGKKNNVNVASLTQSEIRDIILGMEISAPSQQRQQIAEIEKQTKEQSQLTATQTRTVNKHGDEIITSTTSNYETQTFSSKTEWRVRAISAANLHLRTNHIYVSSDDIKETGYTYILPKNVLKKFICISDLRAQIAGYLYGTSPPDNPQVKEIRCIVMVPQWGTHQTVHLPNQLPQHEYLKEMEPLGWIHTQPNESPQLSPQDVTTHAKVMADNPSWDGEKTIIITCSFTPGSCTLTAYKLTPSGYEWGRQNTDKGNNPKGYLPSHYERVQMLLSDRFLGFFMVPGQVSWNYNFMGVRHDPNMKYDLQLANPKEFYHEVHRPSHFLNFASLQEGEIYNADREDMYA; the protein is encoded by the exons ATGGCAGCTGCATTCCCCTACAGAGGTGTTCCTGGAACAATGCCTCCAGGtgttcctccacctcctcctgctGTTGCTCCTGTACCAGATTACATGACTGAGGAGAAACTGCAAGAGAAAG CTCGGAAATGGCAGCAGCTTCAGGCCAAACGCTACTCGGAGAAGAGGAAATTTGGTTTTGTGGATGCCCAGAAAGAGGACATGCCACCTGAGCATGTGCGCAAAATCATCAGGGATCATGGTGACATGACAAACAGAAAATTTCGGCATGACAAGAGGGTCTACCTTGG AGCCTTGAAATATATGCCCCATGCAGTGCTTAAACTGCTGGAAAACATGCCCATGCCCTGGGAGCAGATCAGAGATGTTCCTGTGCTCTACCACATCACTGGTGCCATTTCCTTTGTAAATGAAATCCCATGGGTGATTGAGCCGGTGTACATTTCTCAGTGGGG TACAATGTGGATCATGATGCGTCGTGAGAAGCGAGACAGACGGCACTTTAAGCGCATGCGTTTCCCCCCATTCGATGATGAAGAGCCTCCATTGGATTATGCAGACAACATCCTGGACGTTGAGCCTCTGGAGGCAATCCAGATGGAGCTGGACCCTGAGGAGGACTCCTCTGTGGCAGAATGGTTATATGAGCATCAACCTCTGAAAGATACCACAAA ATATGTGAACGGGACCACATACAGACGCTGGCAGTTCACGTTACCAATGATGTCTACTCTGTATCGATTGGCTAATCAGTTGCTTACAGACTTGGTGGATAAAAACTACTTCTACTTGTTCGACTTGAAGGCTTTCTTCACCTCTAAAGCGTTGAACATGGCCATTCCAGGGGGACCAAAATTTGAGCCTCTTGTCAGAGACATTAACCTCCA GGATGAAGACTGGAATGAGTTCAACGACATCAACAAGATCATCATCAGACAACCAATCAGGACTGAATACAAAATTGCATTCCCTTACCTATACAACAACCTGCCACATCATGTGCACCTCACCTG GTACCACACACCAAACGTGGTGTTCATCAAGACTGAGGATCCTGATCTGCCCGCCTTCTACTTTGACCCTCTGATCAACCCCATCTCTCATAGACACTCCATCAAG ATCCAAGAGCCACTgcctgatgatgatgaggagTTTGAACTGCCTGAGTATGTTGAGCCATTCCTGAAGGAGACACCTCTCTATACTGACAACACAGCTAATGGAATTGCGCTGTTGTGGGCACCTCGTCCATTTAATCTTCGCTCAGGAAGAACTAGACGTGCCATTGATGTGCCTCTCATCAAAAACTG GTATCGTGAGCATTGCCCTGCGGGCCAGCCTGTGAAGGTACGTGTGTCTTACCAGAAGCTCCTGAAGTACTACGTGCTGAATGCTCTGAAACACAGACCACCTAAGGCACAGAAGAAGAG ATACCTGTTCCGCTCTTTCAAGGCCACCAAATTCTTCCAGTCCACAAAGCTGGATTGGGTAGAAGTCGGTCTGCAGGTGTGCCGGCAGGGCTACAACATGCTTAACCTGCTGATTCACAGAAAGAACCTGAACTACCTTCACTTGGACTACAACTTCAACTTGAAGCCTGTGAAAACCCTCACCACAAAGGAACGTAAGAAGTCCAGATTCGGGAATGCGTTCCACTTGTGCCGTGAGGTTCTGCGTTTGAGCAAGCTTGTGGTGGATAGCCATGTGCAGTACAGGCTTGGAAATGTTGACTCTTTCCAG CTGTCAGATGGACTGCAGTACATCTTCGCCCATGTCGGTCAGTTGACTGGCATGTACCGCTACAAGTACAAGCTCATGAGGCAGATCAGAATGTGCAAAGATCTGAAGCATCTCGTCTACTACCGCTTCAACACA GGCCCAGTTGGAAAAGGTCCAGGCTGTGGGTTCTGGGCTCCAGGATGGAGAGTCTGGCTGTTCTTCATGAGAGGAATCACTCCTCTTCTGGAGCGTTGGCTTGGCAATCTTCTGGCCAGGCAGTTTGAGG GTCGACACTCCAAGGGTGTTGCAAAGACTGTGACCAAACAGCGTGTGGAATCTCACTTTGATCTGGAGCTGAGAGCTGCTGTGATGCATGACATCCTGGATATGATGCCTGAGGGTATCAAGCAGAACAAGGCCAGAACCATCTTGCAGCATCTCAGCGAGTCATGGAGATGCTGGAAGGCCAACATCCCTTGGAAG GTTCCTGGGCTTCCAACCCCCATTGAGAACATGATTCTCCGCTACGTGAAGGCCAAAGCTGACTGGTGGACCAACACAGCCCACTATAACCGTGAGCGAATCAGAAGAGGAGCCACTGTGGATAAGACTGTGTGCAAGAAGAACCTGGGACGTCTCACTCGACTCTATCTAAAGGCGGAGCAGGAGAGACAGCACAATTACCTGAAG gATGGACCTTACATCACAGCTGAGGAGGCCGTGGCCATCTACACCACCACAGTGCACTGGTTGGAGAGTCGTCGATTCTCTCCAATCCCCTTCCCTCCTCTGTCTTACAAACATGACACTAAGCTGCTCATCCTGGCTTTGGAGAGACTCAAGGAGGCTTACAG TGTGAAGTCGAGGCTGAACCAGTCACAGCGTGAGGAGTTGGGTCTGATTGAGCAGGCCTATGACAACCCTCATGAGGCTCTGTCCAGAATCAAACGTCACCTCCTCACTCAGAGAGCCTTCAAAGAA GTGGGCATTGAGTTCATGGACCTTTACAGTCACTTGGTGCCGGTTTATGATGTTGAGCCTCTGGAAAAAATTACCGATGCATACCTGGATCAGTACCTCTGGTATGAAGCAGACAAGCGGAGACTTTTTCCACCCTGGATCAAACCAGCTGATACAGAGCCGCCTCCACTGCTGGTGTACAAATGGTGCCAAG GAATCAACAACCTGCAGGATGTGTGGGAGACGGCAGAAGGCGAATGCAACGTCATGCTGGAGTCTCGCTATGAGAAGATGTATGAGAAGATTGACTTGACACTCCTGAACAGGCTTCTACGTCTCATTGTTGACCACAACATTGCCGATTACATGACAGCCAAAAACAACGTTGTCATTAATTACAAG GACATGAACCACACAAACTCGTATGGAATCATCCGCGGCTTGCAGTTTGCGTCTTTCATTGTGCAGTACTATGGGCTGGTGATGGACCTGCTGGTGCTGGGTCTGCACAGAGCCAGTGAGATGGCTGGACCTCCACAGATGCCCAATGACTTCCTCAGCTTCCAGGACACGGCCACTGAGAGTGCCCATCCTATACGTCTATACTGCAGATACATAGACCGCATTCACATCTTTTTCAG ATTCTCTGCTGATGAGGCGAGAGATCTGATCCAGAGGTACTTGACCGAGCACCCAGACCCCAATAATGAGAACATTGTTGGCTACAACAATAAGAAATGCTGGCCCCGAGATGCTAGAATGAGACTGATGAAACATGATGTGAACTT GGGCCGTGCTGTGTTTTGGGACATCAAAAATCGCCTGCCTCGTTCTGTGACCACAATTCAGTGGGAGAACAGTTTTGTGTCTGTGTATAGCAAGGACAACCCCAACCTACTCTTCAACATGTGTGGCTTTGAGTGTCGTATCCTCCCCAAGTGCCGCACTAGTTATGAGGAGTTTACGCACAAAGATGGAGTGTGGAATTTGCAGAACGAG GTAACAAAGGAAAGGACAGCACAGTGTTTCCTGCGTGTAGATGATGAGTCCATGCAGAGGTTCCACAACAGAGTGCGACAGATTCTGATGGCTTCAGGGTCCACCACCTTCACCAAG ATTGTGAACAAGTGGAACACTGCTCTGATTGGTCTGATGACATACTTCCGCGAAGCTGTGGTCAACACTCAGGAGCTTTTAGACCTGCTGGTGAAGTGCGAGAATAAGATCCAAACGCGTATCAAGATTGGATTGAACTCCAAAATGCCTAGTCGTTTCCCTCCTGTGGTGTTTTACACCCCTAAGGAGTTGGGAGGGCTGGGAATGCTTTCCATGGGACACGTACTGATTCCACAGTCTGACCTTAG GTGGTCCAAACAGACTGATGTGGGCATCACTCATTTCCGCTCTGGTATGAGTCATGAGGAGGATCAGCTGATTCCTAATCTGTACCGCTACATCCAGCCGTGGGAGAGCGAGTTCATTGACTCCCAGAGAGTTTGGGCCGAATACGCCCTCAAACGACAAGAGGCCATTGCTCAGAACAG ACGTTTGACACTGGAGGACCTGGAGGACTCCTGGGACAGAGGTATTCCACGTATCAACACACTCTTCCAGAAGGACAGACACACTCTGGCTTATGATAAAGGCTGGAGAGTCAGAACAGACTTCAAGCAGTACCAG GTGTTGAAGCAAAATCCATTCTGGTGGACTCATCAGAGACATGATGGGAAATTGTGGAATTTAAACAACTATCGTACCGATATGATCCAGGCACTTGGAGGTGTGGAAGGCATTCTTGAGCATACCCTTTTCAAGGGAACCTACTTCCCCACCTGGGAGGGTCTCTTTTG GGAGAAGGCCAGTGGTTTCGAAGAGTCCATGAAATGGAAGAAACTCACCAATGCTCAGAGATCTGGTCTGAACCAGATCCCTAATCGACGATTCACCTTGTGGTGGTCTCCTACAATCAACAGAGCCAAC GTATATGTGGGTTTCCAAGTGCAGTTGGACCTCACTGGAATCTTCATGCATGGTAAAATCCCAACTCTCAAGATCTCTCTGATCCAGATCTTCAGAGCTCACTTGTGGCAGAAGATTCATGAGAGTGTTGTCATGGATCTCTGTCAG GTGTTTGACCAAGAGCTGGATGCTTTGGAGATCGAGACTGTCCAGAAAGAGACAATCCATCCTAGGAAGTCTTACAAAATGAATTCCTCCTGTGCTGACATTCTGTTGTTTGCCTCCTACAAGTGGAACGTCTCACGCCCATCACTTCTAGCAGACTCAAA ggaTGTTATGGACAGCACCACCACACAGAAGTACTGGATTGACATTCAGCTCAGATGGGGTGACTACGACTCCCATGACATTGAGCGATACGCCAGGGCCAAGTTCTTGGACTACACCACTGACAACATGAGTATTTACCCATCACCCACTGGAGTCCTGATTGCCCTTGATCTGGCCTACAACCTTCACAG tGCTTATGGTAACTGGTTCCCTGGGGGCAAACCCCTGATCCAGCAGGCCATGGCGAAGATAATGAAGGCCAACCCGGCTCTTTATGTGCTGAGAGAGCGAATCCGCAAGGGTCTGCAGCTCTACTCTTCAGAGCCCACTGAGCCTTACCTGTCTTCCCAGAACTACGGAGAACTCTTCTCCAACCAGATCATCTGGTTTGTGGATGACACCAATGTGTATAGAGTCACCATCCACAAG ACCTTTGAAGGTAacttgaccacaaaaccaatcaatGGAGCCATTTTCATCTTCAACCCCAGAACTGGACAGCTTTTCCTGAAAATCATTCACACATCTGTATGGGCAGGACAAAAGCGTCTTGGACAG CTGGCTAAGTGGAAAACTGCTGAAGAAGTGGCTGCCCTGATCCGATCACTGCCTGTTGAAGAGCAGCCCAAACAGATTATTGTGACCAGGAAGGGCATGTTGGATCCTCTTGAG GTGCACTTGCTGGACTTCCCCAACATCGTAATCAAGGGCTCTGAGCTCCAGCTGCCCTTCCAGGCCTGTCTGAAAGTGGAGAAGTTTGGAGACCTCATTCTGAAGGCCACAGAGCCTCAGATGGTCCTGTTCAATCTGTATGACGACTGGCTGAAGACTATCTCCTCTTACACT GCATTCTCTCGTTTGATCTTAATCCTGAGAGCACTCCACGTCAACAACGATCGTGCTAAAGTTATCCTGAAGCCCGATAAAACCACAATCACTGAGCCTCACCACATCTGGCCCACACTGACTGATGAAGAGTGGATCAAAGTGGAAGTGCAACTCAAAGATCTCATCCTGGCTGACTACGGCAAGAAGAACAA TGTGAATGTGGCATCTTTGACCCAGTCTGAAATCAGGGACATCATCCTGGGTATGGAGATCTCTGCTCCATCCCAGCAGAGACAACAGATCGCTGAGATCGAGAAGCAGACCAAGGAGCAGTCTCAGCTAACAGCCACACAAACTCGCACTGTCAACAAACATGGAGATGAGATTATCACCTCCACCACCAGCAACTACGAGACGCAGACCTTCTCTTCTAAAACTGAATGGAGAGTTAG GGCGATCTCTGCTGCCAACTTGCACTTACGTACTAACCACATCTACGTGTCATCCGATGACATTAAAGAAACTGGCTACACTTACATCCTTCCCAAGAACGTTCTGAAAAAGTTCATCTGCATCTCGGATCTGCGTGCTCAG ATTGCAGGTTATCTGTATGGAACCAGCCCTCCAGATAACCCTCAGGTAAAGGAAATCCGCTGCATCGTGATGGTGCCACAGTGGGGTACGCATCAGACCGTTCACCTGCCCAACCAGCTTCCACAACACGAGTACTTGAAG GAAATGGAGCCTCTTGGCTGGATCCATACACAGCCCAATGAATCGCCCCAGCTCTCTCCTCAGGATGTAACCACCCATGCGAAGGTCATGGCTGACAACCCATCCTGGGATGGCGAGAAGACCATCATTATTACTTGCAG TTTCACCCCTGGTTCCTGCACGCTGACGGCTTACAAGCTGACTCCCAGTGGATACGAGTGGGGTCGACAAAACACAGATAAAGGAAATAACCCCAAAGGTTACTTGCCCTCTCACTACGAAAGAGTCCAAATGCTTTTGTCTGACCGTTTCCTTGGCTTCTTCATGGTGCCTGGCCAAGTCTCCTGGAACTACAACTTCATGG GTGTTCGCCATGATCCCAACATGAAATATGACCTACAGTTGGCCAACCCGAAAGAGTTCTACCATGAAGTCCACAGGCCATCTCACTTCCTCAACTTTGCTTCTCTGCAGGAGGGTGAAATCTACAATGCTGATCGAGAAGATATGTATGCATAA